From Ficedula albicollis isolate OC2 chromosome 20, FicAlb1.5, whole genome shotgun sequence, one genomic window encodes:
- the PRPF6 gene encoding pre-mRNA-processing factor 6 isoform X2 encodes MNKKKKPFLGMPAPLGYVPGLGRGATGFTTRSDIGPARDANDPVDDRHAPPGKRTVGDQMKKNQTADDDDEDLNDTNYDEFNGYAGSLFSSGPYEKDDEEADAIYAALDKRMDERRKERREQREKEEIEKYRMERPKIQQQFSDLKRKLAEVTEEEWLSIPEVGDARNKRQRNPRYEKLTPVPDSFFAKHLQSGENHTSVDPRQTQFGGLNTPYPGGLNTPYPGGMTPGLMTPGTGELDMRKIGQARNTLMDMRLSQVSDSVSGQTVVDPKGYLTDLNSMIPTHGGDINDIKKARLLLKSVRETNPHHPPAWIASARLEEVTGKLQVARNLIMKGTEMCPKSEDVWLEAARLQPGDTAKAVVAQAVRHLPQSVRIYIRAAELETDIRAKKRVLRKALEHVPNSVRLWKAAVELEEPEDARIMLSRAVECCPTSVELWLALARLETYENARKVLNKARENIPTDRHIWITAAKLEEANGNTQMVEKIIDRAITSLRANGVEINREQWIQDAEECDKAGSVATCQAIMRAVIGIGIEEEDRKHTWMEDADSCVAHNALECARAIYAYALQVFPSKKSVWLRAAYFEKNHGTRESLEALLQRAVAHCPKAEVLWLMGAKSKWLAGDVPAARSILALAFQANPNSEEIWLAAVKLESENNEYERARRLLAKARSSAPTARVFMKSVKLEWVLGNIAAAQELCEEALKHYEDFPKLWMMKGQIEEQKELVEKAREAFNQGLKKCPHSIPLWLLLSRLEEKVGQLTRARAILEKSRLKNPKNPDLWLESVRLEYRAGLKNIANTLMAKALQECPNSGILWSEAIFLEARPQRKTKSVDALKKCEHDPHVLLAVAKLFWSERKITKAREWFHRTVKIDSDLGDAWAFFYKFELQHGTEEQQEEVRKRCENAEPRHGELWCDVSKDIENWQKKIGEILVLVAAKLKNTF; translated from the exons ATGAACAAGAAGAAGAAGCCGTTCCTTGGAATGCCCGCGCCCCTGGGCTACGTGCCGGGGCTAGGCCGCGG AGCCACGGGTTTCACCACCCGCTCTGATATCGGCCCTGCCCGCGATGCCAACGACCCCGTGGACGACCGGCACGCGCCGCCGGGCAAGAGAACCGTGGGGGACCAGATGAAGAAGAACCAGACAgcagatgatgatgatgaggattTGAATGACACCAACTACGATGAG TTCAATGGCTACGCTGGGAGCCTGTTCTCGAGCGGCCCCTATGAAAAAGATGATGAAGAAGCAGATGCTATTTATGCAGCTTTGGATAAGAGGATGGATGAACgcaggaaagaaaggag GGAACAAcgagaaaaagaggaaatagaaAAGTACCGTATGGAACGACCCAAAATTCAACAGCAGTTCTCAGACTtgaaa CGGAAATTAGCGGAGGTTACTGAGGAGGAGTGGCTGAGCATTCCTGAGGTTGGCGATGCCAGGAACAAGCGGCAGAGGAACCCTCGTTATGAGAAGCTGACTCCTGTCCCTGACAGCTTCTTTGCAAAGCATTTGCAGTCAGGGGAGAATCACACTTCTGTGGACCCACGCCAGACA caatttGGTGGACTGAATACTCCATATCCAGGGGGTTTGAATACTCCATACCCAGGAGGAATGACACCAGGCTTGatgacacctgggacaggtgaatTGGACATGAGGAAGATTGGCCAAGCCAGGAACACCTTGATGGATATGAGGCTAAGCCAG GTGTCGGACTCTGTGAGTGGCCAGACTGTAGTGGACCCTAAAGGATATTTGACAGACTTGAATTCCATGATTCCCACACATGGAGGAGATATCAA TGATATCAAAAAAGCCCGTTTGCTCCTGAAATCTGTCAGAGAGACCAATCCTCATCACCCACCAGCCTGGATAGCATCAGCCCGACTGGAGGAGGTCACTGGCAAACTCCAGGTGGCTAGAAACCTCATCATGAAAGGAACAGAGATGTGCCCTAAG AGTGAAGATGTTTGGTTGGAAGCTGCTCGGCTTCAGCCTGGAGATACAGCCAAGGCTGTGGTGGCCCAGGCTGTGCGACACCTGCCGCAGTCTGTGCGGATCTACatcagggcagcagagctggagacagACATCCGTGCCAAGAAACGTGTCCTCAGGAAAG CCCTTGAGCATGTTCCAAACTCAGTGCGTTTGTGGAAAGCAGCCGTGGAGCTGGAGGAACCTGAGGATGCCAGGATcatgctgagcagggctgtggagtGCTGTCCAACCAGTGTTGAa ctgtggctggcgCTGGCAAGGCTGGAGACATATGAGAATGCTCGTAAAGTCCTTAACAAAGCCCGGGAGAATATCCCGACGGATCGTCACATCTGGATTACTGCTGCCAAACTGGAGGAGGCCAATGGCAACACCCAGATGGTGGAGAAAATCATTGACAGAGCCATCACATCTCTTAGGGCTAACGGTGTGGAAATCAACAGGGAGCAATGGATACAG GATGCCGAGGAATGTGATAAAGCTGGAAGTGTGGCCACATGCCAGGCAATCATGAGAGCTGTGATTGGGATTGGGATCGAGGAGGAAGATCGGAAGCACACCTGGATGGAAGATGCAGACAGT TGTGTTGCTCATAATGCCCTGGAGTGTGCCCGAGCCATTTATGCCTATGCCTTGCAAGTCTTCCCCAGCAAGAAGAGTGTGTGGCTGCGAGCAGCCTACTTTGAAAAGAACCATGGAACCAG AGAATCCTTGGAGGCtcttctgcagagagctgttGCTCACTGTCCTAAAGCAGAGGTGCTGTGGCTCATGGGAGCCAAATCCAAGTGGTTGGCAGGAGATGTGCCAGCAGCCAGAAGCATCTTGGCCCTGGCTTTCCAG GCCAACCCCAACAGCGAGGAGATCTGGCTGGCTGCCGTGAAGCTGGAGTCTGAGAACAATGAGTATGAAAGAGCGAGGAGGCTGCTGGCAAAGGCTCGCAGCAGTGCCCCCACAGCAAGG GTCTTCATGAAGTCTGTGAAGTTGGAATGGGTGCTTGGGAAcattgctgcagcccaggagctctgtgaGGAAGCCCTGAAGCACTATGAGGACTTCCCCAAATTGTGGATGATGAAAGGGCAGATTGAGGAGCAAAAAGAGTTG GTAGAGAAAGCACGGGAGGCTTTTAATCAAGGG ttgaAGAAGTGCCCCCATTCCATACCTCTGTGGCTTTTGCTGtccaggctggaggagaaagTCGGGCAGCTGACTAGAGCCAGGGCCATCTTGGAAAAGTCTCGCCTGAAGAATCCAAAGAATCCAGATCTCTG GTTGGAGTCTGTGCGCTTGGAATACCGAGCTGGGCTGAAGAACATTGCAAACACTCTGATGGCCAAGGCGCTGCAAGAGTGCCCCAATTCAG GAATCCTGTGGTCAGAAGCAATTTTCCTTGAAGCGCGACCGCAGCGAAAGACCAAGAGTGTGGATGCTCTCAAGAAGTGTGAACATGACCCACAtgtcctgctggctgtggccaA GCTCTTCTGGAGTGAGCGCAAAATCACCAAGGCCAGAGAGTGGTTCCACCGCACAGTGAAGATTGACTCTGACCTGGGGGATGCCTGGGCCTTCTTTTACAAATTCGAGCTCCAGCATGGCACAGAG GAACAACAAGAAGAGGTGAGGAAGCGCTGTGAGAATGCTGAACCTCGCCACGGAGAGCTCTGGTGTGATGTCTCCAAGGACATAGAGAACTGGCAGAAAAAGATTGGAGAGATTCTTGTGCTTGTGGCAGCCAAGCTGAAAAATACCTTCTAG
- the PRPF6 gene encoding pre-mRNA-processing factor 6 isoform X1, with translation MNKKKKPFLGMPAPLGYVPGLGRGATGFTTRSDIGPARDANDPVDDRHAPPGKRTVGDQMKKNQTADDDDEDLNDTNYDEFNGYAGSLFSSGPYEKDDEEADAIYAALDKRMDERRKERREQREKEEIEKYRMERPKIQQQFSDLKRKLAEVTEEEWLSIPEVGDARNKRQRNPRYEKLTPVPDSFFAKHLQSGENHTSVDPRQTQFGGLNTPYPGGLNTPYPGGMTPGLMTPGTGELDMRKIGQARNTLMDMRLSQVSDSVSGQTVVDPKGYLTDLNSMIPTHGGDINDIKKARLLLKSVRETNPHHPPAWIASARLEEVTGKLQVARNLIMKGTEMCPKSEDVWLEAARLQPGDTAKAVVAQAVRHLPQSVRIYIRAAELETDIRAKKRVLRKALEHVPNSVRLWKAAVELEEPEDARIMLSRAVECCPTSVELWLALARLETYENARKVLNKARENIPTDRHIWITAAKLEEANGNTQMVEKIIDRAITSLRANGVEINREQWIQDAEECDKAGSVATCQAIMRAVIGIGIEEEDRKHTWMEDADSCVAHNALECARAIYAYALQVFPSKKSVWLRAAYFEKNHGTRESLEALLQRAVAHCPKAEVLWLMGAKSKWLAGDVPAARSILALAFQANPNSEEIWLAAVKLESENNEYERARRLLAKARSSAPTARVFMKSVKLEWVLGNIAAAQELCEEALKHYEDFPKLWMMKGQIEEQKELVEKAREAFNQGLKKCPHSIPLWLLLSRLEEKVGQLTRARAILEKSRLKNPKNPDLWLESVRLEYRAGLKNIANTLMAKALQECPNSGILWSEAIFLEARPQRKTKSVDALKKCEHDPHVLLAVAKLFWSERKITKAREWFHRTVKIDSDLGDAWAFFYKFELQHGTEEQQEEVRKRCENAEPRHGELWCDVSKDIENWQKKIGEILVLVAAKLKNTF, from the exons ATGAACAAGAAGAAGAAGCCGTTCCTTGGAATGCCCGCGCCCCTGGGCTACGTGCCGGGGCTAGGCCGCGG AGCCACGGGTTTCACCACCCGCTCTGATATCGGCCCTGCCCGCGATGCCAACGACCCCGTGGACGACCGGCACGCGCCGCCGGGCAAGAGAACCGTGGGGGACCAGATGAAGAAGAACCAGACAgcagatgatgatgatgaggattTGAATGACACCAACTACGATGAG TTCAATGGCTACGCTGGGAGCCTGTTCTCGAGCGGCCCCTATGAAAAAGATGATGAAGAAGCAGATGCTATTTATGCAGCTTTGGATAAGAGGATGGATGAACgcaggaaagaaaggag GGAACAAcgagaaaaagaggaaatagaaAAGTACCGTATGGAACGACCCAAAATTCAACAGCAGTTCTCAGACTtgaaa CGGAAATTAGCGGAGGTTACTGAGGAGGAGTGGCTGAGCATTCCTGAGGTTGGCGATGCCAGGAACAAGCGGCAGAGGAACCCTCGTTATGAGAAGCTGACTCCTGTCCCTGACAGCTTCTTTGCAAAGCATTTGCAGTCAGGGGAGAATCACACTTCTGTGGACCCACGCCAGACA caatttGGTGGACTGAATACTCCATATCCAGGGGGTTTGAATACTCCATACCCAGGAGGAATGACACCAGGCTTGatgacacctgggacaggtgaatTGGACATGAGGAAGATTGGCCAAGCCAGGAACACCTTGATGGATATGAGGCTAAGCCAG GTGTCGGACTCTGTGAGTGGCCAGACTGTAGTGGACCCTAAAGGATATTTGACAGACTTGAATTCCATGATTCCCACACATGGAGGAGATATCAA TGATATCAAAAAAGCCCGTTTGCTCCTGAAATCTGTCAGAGAGACCAATCCTCATCACCCACCAGCCTGGATAGCATCAGCCCGACTGGAGGAGGTCACTGGCAAACTCCAGGTGGCTAGAAACCTCATCATGAAAGGAACAGAGATGTGCCCTAAG AGTGAAGATGTTTGGTTGGAAGCTGCTCGGCTTCAGCCTGGAGATACAGCCAAGGCTGTGGTGGCCCAGGCTGTGCGACACCTGCCGCAGTCTGTGCGGATCTACatcagggcagcagagctggagacagACATCCGTGCCAAGAAACGTGTCCTCAGGAAAG CCCTTGAGCATGTTCCAAACTCAGTGCGTTTGTGGAAAGCAGCCGTGGAGCTGGAGGAACCTGAGGATGCCAGGATcatgctgagcagggctgtggagtGCTGTCCAACCAGTGTTGAa ctgtggctggcgCTGGCAAGGCTGGAGACATATGAGAATGCTCGTAAAGTCCTTAACAAAGCCCGGGAGAATATCCCGACGGATCGTCACATCTGGATTACTGCTGCCAAACTGGAGGAGGCCAATGGCAACACCCAGATGGTGGAGAAAATCATTGACAGAGCCATCACATCTCTTAGGGCTAACGGTGTGGAAATCAACAGGGAGCAATGGATACAG GATGCCGAGGAATGTGATAAAGCTGGAAGTGTGGCCACATGCCAGGCAATCATGAGAGCTGTGATTGGGATTGGGATCGAGGAGGAAGATCGGAAGCACACCTGGATGGAAGATGCAGACAGT TGTGTTGCTCATAATGCCCTGGAGTGTGCCCGAGCCATTTATGCCTATGCCTTGCAAGTCTTCCCCAGCAAGAAGAGTGTGTGGCTGCGAGCAGCCTACTTTGAAAAGAACCATGGAACCAG AGAATCCTTGGAGGCtcttctgcagagagctgttGCTCACTGTCCTAAAGCAGAGGTGCTGTGGCTCATGGGAGCCAAATCCAAGTGGTTGGCAGGAGATGTGCCAGCAGCCAGAAGCATCTTGGCCCTGGCTTTCCAG GCCAACCCCAACAGCGAGGAGATCTGGCTGGCTGCCGTGAAGCTGGAGTCTGAGAACAATGAGTATGAAAGAGCGAGGAGGCTGCTGGCAAAGGCTCGCAGCAGTGCCCCCACAGCAAGG GTCTTCATGAAGTCTGTGAAGTTGGAATGGGTGCTTGGGAAcattgctgcagcccaggagctctgtgaGGAAGCCCTGAAGCACTATGAGGACTTCCCCAAATTGTGGATGATGAAAGGGCAGATTGAGGAGCAAAAAGAGTTGGTAGAGAAAGCACGGGAGGCTTTTAATCAAGGG ttgaAGAAGTGCCCCCATTCCATACCTCTGTGGCTTTTGCTGtccaggctggaggagaaagTCGGGCAGCTGACTAGAGCCAGGGCCATCTTGGAAAAGTCTCGCCTGAAGAATCCAAAGAATCCAGATCTCTG GTTGGAGTCTGTGCGCTTGGAATACCGAGCTGGGCTGAAGAACATTGCAAACACTCTGATGGCCAAGGCGCTGCAAGAGTGCCCCAATTCAG GAATCCTGTGGTCAGAAGCAATTTTCCTTGAAGCGCGACCGCAGCGAAAGACCAAGAGTGTGGATGCTCTCAAGAAGTGTGAACATGACCCACAtgtcctgctggctgtggccaA GCTCTTCTGGAGTGAGCGCAAAATCACCAAGGCCAGAGAGTGGTTCCACCGCACAGTGAAGATTGACTCTGACCTGGGGGATGCCTGGGCCTTCTTTTACAAATTCGAGCTCCAGCATGGCACAGAG GAACAACAAGAAGAGGTGAGGAAGCGCTGTGAGAATGCTGAACCTCGCCACGGAGAGCTCTGGTGTGATGTCTCCAAGGACATAGAGAACTGGCAGAAAAAGATTGGAGAGATTCTTGTGCTTGTGGCAGCCAAGCTGAAAAATACCTTCTAG